From the Lactuca sativa cultivar Salinas chromosome 9, Lsat_Salinas_v11, whole genome shotgun sequence genome, the window AACTTTtagaaaatatattaaattaCCTTTATTGATAATAGCTAAGAATATTGTCCGTATTTTATTACGGCAATCTCCGGAATGGGATGAGGATTTCCAAGATTGGAATAGAGAAATTTATCTAAAATGCAGCTCTAATGGTCTTCAATTCTCCAAAACAAAATTTCCTAAAAATTGGTTACGCGGAGGTTTTCAGATAAAAATCCTATATCCTTTTCATTTGAAACCTTGGCACAGATCTAAGCTAAGACTCTATGATTCGGATTTCGGTTATAGTTTTCCGTGCGATGGCCCAGGACGAGGCGGTACTTGTGATTTTTCGGCTTGGGACGCATTTTATTTGGCAGTTTTTTGGATGTTAAATACCATTGGATGGGTTACTTTTTATTGGCATTGGAAGCACATTACATTATGGCAGGGTAATGTTTCGCAGTTTAATGAATCTTCCACTTATTTGATGGGCTGGTTAAGAGATTATTTATGGTTAAactcttcatatatatatatatatatatatatatatatatatatatatatatatatatatatatatatatatatatatatatatatatatatatatatatatatcattctaGACCAGCAATATCAGATGTTGTCCTTCCTTCTTGAGTTCAATGGTTCAAGTCCCACCTAAGTGGACATAGTTGAAATTAAAAGTAGTTTAAGGGTGGATCGTTCTAAAAAAATGTTTCAAGGTTAAAGAAAACACAAGATCTtaccaaaaacaaataacataaacAAAATTTCGAGCGTTTGACATAATAAAAAGCaaaaaattaactaaaacatGTGTGCGTTTTCAACCATAAATTCTTAAATCCAAGTTTTCCTCGTAAAAATCCATATAAAACCATTAAgaaccaataatttttttttctttacgcAAAAAAAGAAGCTTCCTATAAACACTTATCTCACTTTTATATGCAAAAATACGATGCACTTATGATTtaaaaaaccacaaaattatcTACAAAAGCTCCCATTCAGAATCATGAGAATCTTGAACTtgtgattttgttgcattttcaTCTGTTTTTCGGCTGAATTCTTTTTCAATATCTCCACTCCAAATTGCAAGCTGCTTATACTCCTTTGTTAACTTCTTTCTTGACATAAAAGCATCTTGTATGATTTTCTGGTGTATACAATAAAATTggtaaaattttaaattagaAACTTTAGTCATTAATTAATCAAGAATTTGAAAAAAAGATCATATATTTATTCTTTAGGGAAAGAAAGACATACCTTGTAAGATTTGCTTTTTCCTGACCCATAGGAGAAGGAAAAGACTTTTTCGCCCTCGACAATAACACAACTTTCAACTAGTTGTTCTTTATCACTCAAATCAATGGTGTCCATGTTAAGGTCTTCAAATTCAACCATGGAGTCATTTACTTCATGAGTAGTTTCTAGATTTATCAAGACAAAATATTAGTAgttaaaaagacaaaaaaataGTGTTTTGAAGAAGGGAAGATATACATATACTAACCATTAGAAAGGGCAAAATCGGAAGAAGCAAACATTGTGGAATCATTATTGTGTGTGGAAGACTCACAAGATGAGACATCATATGAAGATGCAGAGAAATAATCACCTGTTGATGAATCATATGAATTTTCCTTTTCCTCTTTATTCTCATTATTTGAATCACATTCAGATAATTCACCATTAACTAATGTTTCTTCCCCTTCAATCTTTTTCTCAATTTCCATATTCAAATTCATAATCTTTTCAATTCCCCAATTTGCATCTTCAAACAAAGAATCATCACTCTCTGAAGTTTTACTATAAACTATTTCTTCCCCTTCTTGAAAAGATATCTTGTCTTcattctcaaaattagggttagTATCTGGTTCTTCAATAGGGATCAAAGAAGAATCAATGGTGTTTTCTTTAATGGATGAAATTGAATTTGTGTAGGTTTGAGTTTTTGGAGGAAGAA encodes:
- the LOC111916918 gene encoding uncharacterized protein LOC111916918, which codes for MDKKHISQTWVSIMYQRFEAAYQEVDEFMNKDTVKYVENHIQTVGESMKKFYNGVMQDLILPPKTQTYTNSISSIKENTIDSSLIPIEEPDTNPNFENEDKISFQEGEEIVYSKTSESDDSLFEDANWGIEKIMNLNMEIEKKIEGEETLVNGELSECDSNNENKEEKENSYDSSTGDYFSASSYDVSSCESSTHNNDSTMFASSDFALSNETTHEVNDSMVEFEDLNMDTIDLSDKEQLVESCVIVEGEKVFSFSYGSGKSKSYKKIIQDAFMSRKKLTKEYKQLAIWSGDIEKEFSRKTDENATKSQVQDSHDSEWELL